The genomic interval AAGAAGTCGGTAAAAACGTCTGGTATAGGGTTGCATTCGGGGAAGAAAGTTAATTTAGAGTTTCACCCTGCCCCTGAAAATACGGGGATTGTTTTTAGAAGGGTGGATAAAAATCACTTTCCTATAAAGGCAGATATATCCTATGTATCTAAGCTTGCATATGCAACCAATTTGACTAAAGATAAAGTTTCTATTGCCACAACAGAACATTTATTGGCAACTCTCAGGGGGTTAGGAATAGATAATATCTATGTGGACATTGATGCTGAAGAGACTCCTATAATGGATGGAAGTGCTTCTGCATTTGTCTATCTGTTAAAGGAAGCTGGAATTAAAAAACAGAGAGCAGAGAAAAAATATTTAAGGATTAAAAAACCAAAACACTATTTGAATGGTGATAGAAGAATTTCTATTTATCCTTATGATGGTTTTAAAATTACCTATACCATTGAATTTGACCATCCTCTAATAAGGCGACAAACAAGAACCCTTGAGTTAAAATCTGATGATGATTTTGAAAACGAGGTTTCTCCTGCAAGGACATTTGGTTTTTTAAAAGATGTTGAGATGTTGAGAAAAAATGGGCTGGCTTTAGGGGGTTCACTTGAAAACGCCATAGTTATTGATTCGGATAAAATTTTAAACGGGCATTTAAGGTTTTCCGATGAATTTGTAAGACATAAAATTCTTGATGTAATTGGAGACCTTGCTCTTTTAGGATATCCAATTTTAGGCCATGTGGTAGCATACAAGGCAGGACATGAGATTCATACAAGCCTTGCCAGAGAGATAAAAAAAGACCCTGAAAGCTATGAGATTGTTAATGCTGGAGAACTTGATTTTATTGCAAAAGAAGACAAAGCTATTCAGGTTGCGGAAGAACTTGCATAAATTAAAGATTGTAAATTTTTGATTCTAAATTTTAAATTTTATATTATGGATTGAGGAAAAATCTTTTAATTTAAAAATCCTTTCCTCAATTCAAAATCCAAAATTTTTAATCCAACATTTACAATCAAAAATTAGGTATTCCAAACCTAAAACCTAATCTTTTTTGTTACAGTTACGGTTATATCAGGTGCTGTGTATGTGAAAACATCTTCTGTAAAGCTTACCTGATAGTCTCTGTATTGAATTCCTAAAGCAAACATTGCCATGTAATCATCCATTCTGTCAAATCCTGTGTTGTATGGGGAAGATTGAAGATAAAGCTGGCCAATTGCTTTAAAATCCTCATTAATTTTGTAGGAAAGTCCAAAATATATGTACCCGCTTTCATCAAGGCTTGTTACATATTTTTTGTCTGGATTTCCATAGTTTAAATATCCCAGGCCATAGAATAGATTGAAATTATTAAATCTATTTTCTCCATTAAACCCGAAGCCGAAATCAAATGAGCCTGATGATAGGCCATCAGACACAGAAGCAACAGGAAGTTTACAAAATATTGAAAAATTAAACCTGAAATTACTAATGTCTCTGACTTTATAAATATTATAGCCTAATGTAATATCTCCTATCCCTGCAACTGATGTTGTTTTGTTTATTTCACCTATTCTAAACACAAATTGATTATTTTCTACAAGCTCCCTTCCCCCATTGTTAAAACCTACATAGTCATGGTAATCTTCAATAATAGAATCAAACATTCCCTTCCAGTGATAAATTGCAGGGATTTCAATATAGATGCTTGAAAATGCTGTTAGCCTTCTTTCAATTTTTGTTGTAATTGATAAAGTTTCCATGTCAAATGCAATGTTTTTATCTAATTCAGGGTTGTCAATAAATGAATAGGCAAAAATATTTGAATACTGTGTCGTGAATGTTATGTTATACTTTTTCCCATTGTAAAAGTCAAATTGCTCAAAATCAGGCTGGAGTATATTAAGGTAAAAAGGAGCATTATTTTTTATAAAAAGAGATTGGGAAAATAAATTAGTGGTTAAAAAAAATGTGAAAATTAAAAAAGCCGACAGGAGGCTTAGCTTCCTGTCAGCTGATATTCTCTTTTTCCTTCTTAGCATCTGTAGCAAAAGCTGAATCCGGAAAATCAAGTATTAACTGGTTTAACAACTCTTTTGCTTCCTCTAATTTGCCCTGTTTAACAAGGATTTTGCTCTTTTTGAGCAATTCATAGTCTTTAACAGGATTTTTAAAAGTGTCCTGTTTCATTAAATTGTCCAAAATTGCTATTGCTTTATCCAATTCACCGCTATTTGATTTAACATTTACCAATGTTAAAGCGACGGTTGTTTTAAAGGGATAAGGAGCACTGTTATAAAGATTTTCAAGAATTTTTTCCGCTTCCCCAATGTTGTTTAAATTAAGGTAGCAAAGTGCTTCATAGAATTTTGCTCTCAATTTAACTGATTTTGTTAAATTTTCTTTTTCAAGTTTTTTAAACTCTTCTAATGCTTTGTTGTACTGTTCTTCTTTGTTTTTGTATTTAGGTGCTTCATTTTTCTTTGGTTTGTAGTAAAAAATTTCTGTTGCCTTTGAAAAAGCGAGTTCTGATTTTTCTGTTTTGTTTGTGCTATAAGAGGTTACAGCAACATAAATTGCTATTGCTGCAAAAATTGCAATAACAATGCCGTAAACCAATGTTTTGTTTTCTTTCCCCCATGAAAGTACCTTATCAACAACGCTTGCAACCTCGTCTTCTTTCATTAATTTTTTCATTTGCTTGTGTGAATACTTCTTTTCAGCCACCAATACCTCCTTTTATGCTTTAAAATTCTCTAAAATCTTCTCAAAAATGCCCTTTAAAGTCAAGCAAAGAGCCTGTTTATAACCTTAAAAAAGTTTTCTTTTATCTCTTCTTCCCCTTTAATGTGTCCGTTTTCCATTAGCACTTTACCGTTACATACAACTGTATCGGTTAATATTCCGCTTGCGGCATAAACAAAGTTTGAAATAGGATTGTGGAGCGGGGTAATTGTCTCGTGCATTTTCAATAAAATAAAATCTGCCGTATCTCCTTCTTCAAGTTTATTAACATTAAGGCCTAAGATCCTGAATCCCTCTGTTGCTCTGTACACAACATCGTATGCGTTAGGAATTTCAGCGTCGTTGTTTCTCCATTTTTGTAAAATAGCTGCAACCTTCATTTCTTCTGTCATGTCAAGGTTGTTGTTTGATGCAGCCCCATCTGTACCAAGACAAATTCTAACACCTTTTTCTCTCAATTCTTTCTTTGGCATAATGCCGCCAACTGCAAGTTTCATATTTGAAATTGGGGTATGGATTGCTATAGAGTTTCTTTCAGCAAGCAAATTTATTTCTTTAGGGTTAAGCCATATACAGTGTGCAAGCAAGGTTTTGTCAGTCAATACCCCTAACTCGTCAAGGTATTCTGGAGGCCTTTTGCCTGTTTTCTTAACGCATTCTTCAACTTCTGTTAATGTCTCAGAGAGGTGAATATGCAGGTATGTGTCTTTTTCCTTTCTAAGTTCAGCAGCAAATCTTAACCCTTTGTCCGATACTGTGTAAACTGCATGAGGTCCCAATCCAACTTTTATTAAAGGATTTTTTTCATAGTATTTATCAAATATTTCAAGAGTTCTTTTTTCGTTAAACTTCTGCCTTTCAATGTCAAACATATCAATCATT from Thermotomaculum hydrothermale carries:
- a CDS encoding DUF3187 family protein; amino-acid sequence: MLRRKKRISADRKLSLLSAFLIFTFFLTTNLFSQSLFIKNNAPFYLNILQPDFEQFDFYNGKKYNITFTTQYSNIFAYSFIDNPELDKNIAFDMETLSITTKIERRLTAFSSIYIEIPAIYHWKGMFDSIIEDYHDYVGFNNGGRELVENNQFVFRIGEINKTTSVAGIGDITLGYNIYKVRDISNFRFNFSIFCKLPVASVSDGLSSGSFDFGFGFNGENRFNNFNLFYGLGYLNYGNPDKKYVTSLDESGYIYFGLSYKINEDFKAIGQLYLQSSPYNTGFDRMDDYMAMFALGIQYRDYQVSFTEDVFTYTAPDITVTVTKKIRF
- a CDS encoding tetratricopeptide repeat protein; its protein translation is MAEKKYSHKQMKKLMKEDEVASVVDKVLSWGKENKTLVYGIVIAIFAAIAIYVAVTSYSTNKTEKSELAFSKATEIFYYKPKKNEAPKYKNKEEQYNKALEEFKKLEKENLTKSVKLRAKFYEALCYLNLNNIGEAEKILENLYNSAPYPFKTTVALTLVNVKSNSGELDKAIAILDNLMKQDTFKNPVKDYELLKKSKILVKQGKLEEAKELLNQLILDFPDSAFATDAKKEKENIS
- a CDS encoding amidohydrolase, giving the protein MSILIKNVIHSFKNEKIDVFVDKGKIKKIGKNLDIQADKVIDGTDKILYPALANMHTHAAMVLFKGYADDLKLMEWLQTKIWPIESKLTEEDVYWGTKFACLEMIKTGTTLFNDMYWHFDACFQAVEEMGMRAILNAVMIDMFDIERQKFNEKRTLEIFDKYYEKNPLIKVGLGPHAVYTVSDKGLRFAAELRKEKDTYLHIHLSETLTEVEECVKKTGKRPPEYLDELGVLTDKTLLAHCIWLNPKEINLLAERNSIAIHTPISNMKLAVGGIMPKKELREKGVRICLGTDGAASNNNLDMTEEMKVAAILQKWRNNDAEIPNAYDVVYRATEGFRILGLNVNKLEEGDTADFILLKMHETITPLHNPISNFVYAASGILTDTVVCNGKVLMENGHIKGEEEIKENFFKVINRLFA
- the lpxC gene encoding UDP-3-O-acyl-N-acetylglucosamine deacetylase is translated as MRQITIKKSVKTSGIGLHSGKKVNLEFHPAPENTGIVFRRVDKNHFPIKADISYVSKLAYATNLTKDKVSIATTEHLLATLRGLGIDNIYVDIDAEETPIMDGSASAFVYLLKEAGIKKQRAEKKYLRIKKPKHYLNGDRRISIYPYDGFKITYTIEFDHPLIRRQTRTLELKSDDDFENEVSPARTFGFLKDVEMLRKNGLALGGSLENAIVIDSDKILNGHLRFSDEFVRHKILDVIGDLALLGYPILGHVVAYKAGHEIHTSLAREIKKDPESYEIVNAGELDFIAKEDKAIQVAEELA